In Flavobacterium hankyongi, the genomic window ATCAGGCGAATTATTTTGAAGAAGCAAAAAAAATAATAAATAATGAATGGTTTGATAAGAATGTAAATTTATTAATCTTACACAGAGTTGAAAATTTTGAAAATTTTCAAAGTTTGGTTTTGGAGATTGAGGAAGACCCATATTTGTTCAAAAAACAAATTATTCTATACAATGATTCTGAAGTAGAAAAGTTAAATCAAGCACTAGAGCAACAACAACAAAATATTAAAGGTTTTATTGAAAATAAAATTTTAGAGGAAGAAGTATTTAAAAAGCATAAAGAGAATATCAATAATAACGATTATGAATCTCTTCTTTATCGTCTAGTTCATAAAATCCCATTAATAAACCTCAATATTGTCCAAGAAAATGGTTTGGATGCTTTAACTGATAATAATAGACAGAAAATTGAAAATGGTTCATTTGGAAGCCTAAACAATTTAATTGATCAAAACTTTTTCAATAGAGATGTTGAAAATATTGATGAAATGAACGCAGATATTATATATGACATTTTATTACCAACATTGAAGTCAGATGAAAATTAAAAAAATAGAAATCCATAATTTTAAAGTTTTTCAAAATATAATTATCGATTTTGAATCTTCAGATTTAATTGTTTTTGATGGTCCTAATGGATTTGGAAAAACATCAATTTATGATGCAATAGAATTATTATTTACGGGTAAAATAAGACGATTTGATGACTTAGAAGGAAAAGTAGTAGATCGAAGAGAAAGCTATAACGAGCATCCATTCTTATGTGATTATAATGATGGTGATATATCTGTAAAAATAGAATTTACCAAAGGTGATTCTTTATTTGTTTTAGAAAGAATTGCAAAAAGAGACGAACTATCTAATTCTGTGAATTTTAGCTTATATAAACTATATAAAAAAAATAATTTTAATTCTAATGAAAAAAATTTAATTCAAAATGAAGAGGAGTATTTAAATCAAATTTTAGGTAAAAACTATAAACAAAATTTTCAGTACTTAAACTACATAGAACAGGAGGATAGTCTGTTTTTATTAAAAAATAAAGATAAGGATAGAAAACAGCATATATCCCATTTATTTAATGTTTATGAATTTGAAAACAAAATAACAAAAATTGATAAGCTAAAAAATAAAATTAGTGGATTATGTAACGGTGACAAAAAAGATGAAATTGACAATTTAAAGGATTCAATAAAAAAAATTGAAGATTTTTTAGCATCAGAATTTAATAATACAGAGTATATAAAATTATTTTCTGATAGAGAAATAAATTGGGATTTAGAAGATTTCAATTATCAGAATATCAGCTATGAAAATCTTTTTAATGAAGACGGAACCATTACCAGATTAAAAAAATTAATTGAAAACAAGGGATTATTTAGAAGTTATATTCGAAATGAAAAGATTAGTAACATAATTTCAGATACCGAAAGAATTGAAAGCTTCTTACTGTATTATAAATTTCTTCCACAAAGAGAAGCTTTAAGAATTCAAAAAAATGAATACATAAGCATAAATAAAATTATTGATACTCTAACGGAATTTTCCATTGATAATATTAAAGATGATTCATTTGTATTTGAACTTGAAGACTTTGATTTTATTGAGGAGGTTTTAATTTCAAATTTAAATCAAGGGCATGAATCACTTAAAGTTAGATTCAAAGAGTTAGATGAATTAGAAAGTATTTATTCTAAAATAAAAGAATCTAGAGAAAAGTTAGTTGATAATATTAAAAACCTAAAAGAAGCGGAGAATATAGAAACAACTGGTACTTGTTTTTTATGTGGTTATGATTGGGACAATATTGATGATTTATTAGAAAACATAGAAATTCAATCAGTTAGTTTGGAAGGAATTACTTCATCAAAAAGTAGAATTTTTAATGAGGAATTAATTAATTTTAAGGAAGATGTTATACTTCCAATTATAGAAATTTTAAATCAGAAAATCACTGAACTTAAAGTTGATATAATCTTTATAAATAAGTTTTTATCAATTGATGAAACTTTTTTTACTAAAGTAAAAAAGGAATTTGAAAATATTGATTTCGATTTTAAAGATTATTTGAACGAGACATTAAGCAGTGAAAGTGTAATTGATATAGAAAATATTACTCCAATATTAAATTCACTCAAATTAGAAATAGAATTAGATAGTGTTGAAACATATTTTAAAGAGTTTTTTACTCAGTATTTCGATAATAAGTTTGATTTATTGAATTCTATGGAAATAGAAAATTTAATCAAAAAAGAAAATTATTTAAAGTATAAATATTCATTATTACAAAACGAAACTCTAGATAAAAACAAACAAGAGTTACATAACAAAGAAAGTAAATTCAATAATGCGAAAACATTAGAAGATAATTTGAAAAATCTGAATAGCATCTATAAAAAATCTCTAAAAGAATATCAGAAAAAAGTAATAAAAGACATTGAAATTATTTTTCATATATACTCAGGAAGAATTATGCAGGATTTTCAAGGAGGTTTAGGATTATTTATTTATTCTGATAAAGATGGTATAAGATTTCAAACTAATCCATCCAAAACTTTTGATGCAGTTTTCTCTATGAGTTCCGGTCAACTATCAGCATTGATTATTTCTTTTACTCTAGCATTGCATAAAAAGTATTCTCAAAACAAGATTATTTTGATTGATGACCCAGTTCAAACTATGGATGAAATCAATATTGCAGGATTCATAGAATTACTAAGAAATGAATTTTATTCAAATCAATTAATAATTTCAACCCATGAGGATATGGCTTCAGCATATATGAGGTATAAATTCAAAAATTATGGTTTGGCACAAAAAAGGATTAATTTAAAATCTTATTCCGTAAATCACAATGGCTAATTACGATTTTTCAACTTTAAATGATAGAGACTTAGAGGAATTGACAAGAGATTTACTTTCAAAAGTACTGAATGTAAATTTTCAGTCATTCAAACCAGGAAAAGATAAAGGTATTGATTTAAGATATTCAACAGTAAATGATGAAAATGAAATAGTAGTTCAAGTTAAACATTACTTAGGTTCTGGTATCTCAAAATTAAAGTTAGATTTAAGTAATAACGAAACTCAAAAAGTAGTTACTTTAAAACCTAAAAGATACATATTCTGTACTTCATTACCATTATCTCCACAAGACAAGGAAGATATTAAAAACATTTTCAATCCTTATATACACTCTACATCAGATGTTATAGGCAAAGAAGACCTAAATAAATGGTTAGATGATTATCCTGAAATTCAAGAAAGACATTTTAAACTTTGGCTGTCGTCAATTGATATAATTAAAAAAATAGTCAAAAATGGTATCAAAGGAAGATCAGAATTTTATAAAGAAAAAATAATAAAAGAAATTACAGTATATGTCCCAAATAAGACTCACAGTGAAGCAGTAAGTGCGCTAAACAAAAATCATTTCATATTAGTTACTGGTGCTCCAGGTATTGGAAAATCAACATTAGCCAATATGCTTACTTATCAATTTTTAGCTGAAGATTTTGAATTAGTATATGTTAGGGAAATTACTGAAGCAGAAGAAGCTTTTTCTCCTGAAAAGAAACAAATATTTTATTTTGATGACTTTTTAGGTGCAATTACTCTGGATTTATATAGTTCAAGGAATGCTGATTCTGCAATTGTGAATTTTATTGAGAGAGTAAGAGATGATAAACATAAAAGATTAATATTAACTTGTCGAACAACAATTTTAAATCAGGCAAAAAATATTTCTGATAAAATTGAAAATTCTAACATTGATATTTCAAATTATGAAGTTAGAATTGAAAACTACACAAATTGGGATAAAGCAAGAATTTTGTATAATCACATATATCTTTCTGATTTATCAGATGAACAAAAGTTAATTTATTTTCAGAATGATTTTCATTGGAAAGTAATTAAACATCGATACTATAATCCTAGACTAATCCAAGGTATCACTAGTAAAAGTAATCTAGTTGATACAGAGTATTCAGAAAATTTTGTTTTAGAAATACTAAATGACCCAAATAAAATATGGGAAAAGCCATTTAATATACAGATTTCAAATGTTTCCAGATTGTTGCTACTTACGATGTACTCATTAAGTGGTGGAATTTATTATGTTACAGATGAAAGACTAAAAGAAGCTTTTAATAGTAGAATAAATCACGAAGTTGTTTATAATAATTATCAAAAAAATGGAAATGAATATAATTTTGCTTTAAAAGAATTAGTAGGAGCTTTCATTATTAGAACTATTGACAAAAATGACACTAGATATAGTTTTTTTAATCCATCAATAGATGACTTTATTTTTACATATTTTCAAAATTCTAATGAAGAATATTTACAACTACTTAAATCATCTGTATTCTTCGAGCAATTCAAATATCGAATAGCAACTACAGTAGTTAAAGGTGAAAAAAGAATAAGCTTTTCTAATAAAAATAGCAGAAAAAAATTATACGACACATTTAGCGAAAAGAAAGATTTTCTTAAGGGATTTCATAGTAATGCTAACCTAAACATTATATCTATTCTTATTAGATTATTTAGCAAAAGTGAAATTGAAGTAGAATTATTAAAGAGAATAAATGATTTAGATATTAGTTATTTAAGTTGGGAAGATAGAGATAATTTAATAGAAATTTTAAAATATATAGCTGAAAATAACCTAATTAAAAAAATCAATAATTTACCAAATTTAATTAAAGCCCTTTCTAAAGACATACCATCTCATTACCTTATTAAGACTTTTTCAAATCTAATAAAATCAAATATATGCTATTCTGATTTTATTAGTGAATCAAAAATAAAAAACAACAACTATTATAATGAAATACAGAAAAATATTGATATTTCTTGGGAAAAACTTTCAAATGATTATATGACAGATGCTTACGGAATTGATAACACTTTAGAGATTGATGAATTGGATGATATTGTAAATAAACGAAAGCAAGAAGCTATCCAAATTAATATAGATATTGGATTAGATGCATCTGAAGCAATTATTGAATATGAATTTGATACTTCATCTCAAATAGAATTTAACAAAGAAAAAAGTAAAGATAAGGATGTAAAAATTCAGTCATATAAAGAAAATACTAGAGATGAAGTTTTAGAAATAAATCGACTATTTAACTCAATTAGTAAAGATAGAAATTTATTTATTGCTCCTTTTTAATCTTGCAATTTAAAATAATATATATGCTTGATTTTTATTTTAATGATACAGTGAATTGGATAAAGTCTGATAAAAGAATATCAAATTGGACTACTATATATAAACAATGGGAAGAAAACAATTCTCGTGAATATTTATATTGTCTTTTATTTCCTGAAAAATTAATTAAAGAATTTATAAAGCATCCGACTTGGAGTTTAAACATTACCCATTTGCAACCTAATTATGTTCATTATTCAGAAAAACCGTCAAAGTATTACAGATGGGGAATTGAGTCAAAATATGAACCTCTGGTATATCAACAATTCTATAACAACATTTATCCCACAAAATATGAATTGATTGAAGAAATTCAGCAATTTTTCAATTTATACTTTGATAATAAAACAAACACTTATATTGGTATTGATATAGCTTCCGAGGAGAGTGAAGTAGTTAAAATTATAAAAAAAGGAGGTAATATTGAGTTTAAAATAAGAACACATTTTTTAAGGCAATTTCTTTATGCAAAAAAGCTAGTTTTAGGTTTTCAATTGGATTATTTTAGGGAATTAGATAAAACATTAGCAGAACAAAACCTTAATGAAAATATGTTTTTTGATGAGTTTACTCAACATTACAATTTTAGTATCTGCTTTAAAGATTACTGTCTAAAAGATAAAGATTGCTGTGATTCTAGATTGTTAGGAAAAGCTATTCTTCGCGGTTATGAAAGTCAAAATATTCAAACAGATTATGATAAATTTAATTCAGAGAAATGTGAGGATTTTATAGTAGATATAAACAAAGATAGTGGGAATTTCATTTATGAAAACTGTAATAAAAGCGAATTTAAAAAATCTGAATATCATTTTTACTCACCAGTATTTTTTAAAAGAGAAGTTTTATTAAAATATTACAATAGCCCTAATTTATATACAATTGATGATGGTTTTATAAACATGAAAGGCTCTTGGAGATTAAGCATAGACAATAACAATTATGACTTTATAGTTGTCTACTTAGGTGATTTGAGAATATTGTCTCACTCCGAACAATTATATTGGAAAAGTTTTAATATTGAACCTCAATCAGAAATAAATAAACGTAGATTTAGTATTGACTTTCTGTCTTCATATTATGATCCTGAAATAGAAGATTTAAAATTCAAAAATGAATTTACGCGCCTAAATAAATTGTGGCTAAAAAAATTTGGCTTTTACCTTATTTCTGAATTTGATCAAGATGATATTCATTGTTTTAAAACAATTAGACTTCCTCTAAAAAATGAACCTTGTGAATTAGATATTCTAGTTTTGAATTTATGTAAGGTTTTAATTGACTATTTAAACATAAAAGAAATAAATAAGTATTTAAATTCTGAGCAAAAAGAACTTAGATCAATTGAAAAATTTGAAAATTTTCTTAAAATGAACCAATTTGATAATCTCGAAAAAGTTATTTCATTTTATAAAGCATTACAAAAATTAAGATCGACAGGTTCTGCACATCGTAAAAATTCTGATTACAAAAAAGTATTGGAGAATTTAGGATATAAAGATTTAAATGAGACGGGAATTTATAAAGAAATATTGAATGACGCTCTAATCTCTTTAAAAATCTTAACTAATAATTTAAAGTAGGTAATCCTTTGATTTAAATCAATAAGAAAAAACTATCCAAAAAAAAGTCTTATATTCACTATTGTAGGGAAGAAGAATGGATTTATTTACTAAATTTTTATAATTATGAGTCTCAATTATTTTAAAATATTTAAAAATTCTGAAGATCATTATAAATGGGAAAAACAAAAAGACTATGCTTTAGTAGCTGATGGTCTTGAAGAAAATGTTAGAAAAAAATATTATGATGCATTAATTGTATTTGAAAAAATATTAGGAAGAACCTTTCTAAAATCCTCACATAGGAATAATCCTATTAGACAAATGGTAATTGAAAAAACCGAGTTTAGAATATTTGAACTTATAGAATTTGCTGATACATTAAAGCAATTAGAAACATCTGATATTAATTTTTCTGAACTTATCAAAAAATTATTAATGAGAGATAAATCCAAACAAGAAGGTATTCCATTCGTTGAGATTGCTAAAAATTATATCAATGAAAATTTTAAAGTAAGTTTTCCAGTTGAGAATAATGTAGATAAATCACCTGATATTAGAATCATTAATCCTGATAACAATGAAGTTGTTTATATAGAGGTGTCGTCATTGAATGAAAATGAAGAAAGAATACTCATAAGACAAAATCATTATTTTTTTCACAAAAACTTTCATTATTTACCTCCACAAAACTCATTTATTGGAAAACAAAAAGAAATTATAAAAGAATCTGAATATAGTGAAATAAGTAAAATAATTGCTATAGCAAAAGAGAGAGCTCATCAAAATGAACAAATTGTTTATTATTCAGATAAACGATTCTTTTTTTTAATTGCCCCAAGGCAGTATAAAAATGATTTTATTGAAATATCTAAAAAATATTTTTGGGATATTGATAATATAGAAGGACTATCTATAGACTTCAATTTAACAAATCAAATAATCAGTAAGATAAAGAAAGAAGCATATCAAATACCTCCAAAATTCAATGGACTTCTTTATTTTCCAGTTAGTCCAATATATTTTATGACTACTGAAATTAACTTAATCATTGAGCGAATAGAAAATTACCTTATAAACTTTAAGAGTATAATAGGAATTGTAATATTTTCTAAAATTGTTGATAATAATAAAGAAAAACAAATTAGTATTGAAAAGCATTTTTATAGAAGAAGAATAATTAAAAATCTTAGTTGTGAATCTCTCTACATACATAATAAAAATGCTGAAATTTTTATCTCAGATGAAACTCTAAATAAAATTTTTAAAACATTTTAATTTATAAAGTTTGAATAATTAAATTATCTCTTTCATCTGCTCAAAAATTGCTCCTAGTCCAAGTATTACTAGTATCAATTTTTTGTTTAATTCATTTCGCTAATTTCATTTTTAAATAACGAGAACGTATTCTTTCATTTAGTTGTAAATTGACGTCTTAGGTTTTCAGTTGCCACTCCTTCCCAACGCTCAAAAAAAAATTACTGTCATGGTTTTTGGAACAAAAACGCGTTCGCAAAGCGACTCATGCCAGTAATTTTTTTCCCCAAAGCTTCTTTACATAATGTGGCATTATAGTGCATAAAGACTATCCTGCTACTAATCAAAATCTCGGATGCACTATAATAACATTATGTAAAAAAGCCGCTCACCCAACGCGCTTGCCAGTGGCTCCAGGACAACATTTTTTGCAGCTCCCATCGCATCACCCAGCTACAAAAAACACCGTCCTTCGCCACTGTCTTTAACAACGTTCGCCATTTCATAGGAATATTTTCGGTTACCATCTCTTTTAAAAACGTTCACGGTAACTGTTTTTATCAGCTTTGTGTTTAAATAGGAAGTATTTGCATTGCTTTTGTAAGTAATAAAATGGCTTTTAATTTCAGTTAATTTGCCGATGGTAAAAGCCATTTTATTACCCACAAAACCAAAATCCCCAGTAAGAGTATCATTTTTTATTTGCCAGAAAATAAGCAGTCATTGCTCCTGCGGAAAAGCTGATGCCATAACGTTTTTCAAGATAACTTGCTACATACTGAACACTGTGTCTGCAAACTGGATTTCAGGCATCAGCTTTTCCACAAAAGCAATCAGAAACATCCCAATAAGCAAATAAAAAATGATACCCTTACTTGCGCTACTGCCACATCGCACTCGGCAGTATGATGCATTGTTTTTTGAAGATGCTTCACATTTTCATATGACATTTTTCTGCTAATTGAACACTGCGACTGCTAACTGACTTTCAGGCATCCTCAAAAATCAAAACCGTAAGAAAGAGTATCAAATTCTTTGGCCGGTTGAAAAGCATTTTTATTTTTTGAATTGGTTTTTTCATCCATCCAAAGAATTTGATACCCTTTCCGAAGACGCCTATCTTTCAAATCAACTCTCATTACTTCAGATAAAATCCGATTGAATAGGAACATTTGATTTGAATATTCAAAATAAAAATAAAAAAAAAGGAAGCAAAGTTAAGTTCCAGGTATTCAAAAAAGCAAGTTCAAGCCCTGCGGGTTTCAGAAAAAATCTCCACCCAAAAAGTTTCAAAACACATTTAACTTCTGACTTGACGCTGCCGATTTCAATCACGTATCGGGTAGTATTTTTTCTGAAAAACTTGCTTTTTTGAAACCTTACACTAGACGAATGGCTTTCTTTTTTTTCTTTTTTTCTTTTGAAAAATTTAATGGACGGAGCGTAGCGAGGCACATCTGCATTTATCAGAAACTCAACAGAAAATTAGAAGAAAACCTAATTTTTAAATCCGAAGCCATGATGAATTTTATCGTTAAAACCCACAAGAAGGACACCTTTTACAACAAACCGCATTTTTTCATTTTAAACAAAGGAATGAACAGCGGAAAGCCTCAAAATGAGCCATTCACAAATAGTTTTGTAATCATATTTGATAATGAAACTGATTGCAAAAATATTTTTTGGATTGCTTATAGCTTGTGGAAATCTAAATTTTGGCACCAGCATTTAGTTGG contains:
- a CDS encoding ABC-three component system middle component 1 — translated: MKTIINNIFSQLGLSNKELEIGSLYSFDDINKKSYWLIIETDNLINVIENQANYFEEAKKIINNEWFDKNVNLLILHRVENFENFQSLVLEIEEDPYLFKKQIILYNDSEVEKLNQALEQQQQNIKGFIENKILEEEVFKKHKENINNNDYESLLYRLVHKIPLINLNIVQENGLDALTDNNRQKIENGSFGSLNNLIDQNFFNRDVENIDEMNADIIYDILLPTLKSDEN
- a CDS encoding AAA family ATPase, translated to MKIKKIEIHNFKVFQNIIIDFESSDLIVFDGPNGFGKTSIYDAIELLFTGKIRRFDDLEGKVVDRRESYNEHPFLCDYNDGDISVKIEFTKGDSLFVLERIAKRDELSNSVNFSLYKLYKKNNFNSNEKNLIQNEEEYLNQILGKNYKQNFQYLNYIEQEDSLFLLKNKDKDRKQHISHLFNVYEFENKITKIDKLKNKISGLCNGDKKDEIDNLKDSIKKIEDFLASEFNNTEYIKLFSDREINWDLEDFNYQNISYENLFNEDGTITRLKKLIENKGLFRSYIRNEKISNIISDTERIESFLLYYKFLPQREALRIQKNEYISINKIIDTLTEFSIDNIKDDSFVFELEDFDFIEEVLISNLNQGHESLKVRFKELDELESIYSKIKESREKLVDNIKNLKEAENIETTGTCFLCGYDWDNIDDLLENIEIQSVSLEGITSSKSRIFNEELINFKEDVILPIIEILNQKITELKVDIIFINKFLSIDETFFTKVKKEFENIDFDFKDYLNETLSSESVIDIENITPILNSLKLEIELDSVETYFKEFFTQYFDNKFDLLNSMEIENLIKKENYLKYKYSLLQNETLDKNKQELHNKESKFNNAKTLEDNLKNLNSIYKKSLKEYQKKVIKDIEIIFHIYSGRIMQDFQGGLGLFIYSDKDGIRFQTNPSKTFDAVFSMSSGQLSALIISFTLALHKKYSQNKIILIDDPVQTMDEINIAGFIELLRNEFYSNQLIISTHEDMASAYMRYKFKNYGLAQKRINLKSYSVNHNG
- a CDS encoding restriction endonuclease, whose product is MANYDFSTLNDRDLEELTRDLLSKVLNVNFQSFKPGKDKGIDLRYSTVNDENEIVVQVKHYLGSGISKLKLDLSNNETQKVVTLKPKRYIFCTSLPLSPQDKEDIKNIFNPYIHSTSDVIGKEDLNKWLDDYPEIQERHFKLWLSSIDIIKKIVKNGIKGRSEFYKEKIIKEITVYVPNKTHSEAVSALNKNHFILVTGAPGIGKSTLANMLTYQFLAEDFELVYVREITEAEEAFSPEKKQIFYFDDFLGAITLDLYSSRNADSAIVNFIERVRDDKHKRLILTCRTTILNQAKNISDKIENSNIDISNYEVRIENYTNWDKARILYNHIYLSDLSDEQKLIYFQNDFHWKVIKHRYYNPRLIQGITSKSNLVDTEYSENFVLEILNDPNKIWEKPFNIQISNVSRLLLLTMYSLSGGIYYVTDERLKEAFNSRINHEVVYNNYQKNGNEYNFALKELVGAFIIRTIDKNDTRYSFFNPSIDDFIFTYFQNSNEEYLQLLKSSVFFEQFKYRIATTVVKGEKRISFSNKNSRKKLYDTFSEKKDFLKGFHSNANLNIISILIRLFSKSEIEVELLKRINDLDISYLSWEDRDNLIEILKYIAENNLIKKINNLPNLIKALSKDIPSHYLIKTFSNLIKSNICYSDFISESKIKNNNYYNEIQKNIDISWEKLSNDYMTDAYGIDNTLEIDELDDIVNKRKQEAIQINIDIGLDASEAIIEYEFDTSSQIEFNKEKSKDKDVKIQSYKENTRDEVLEINRLFNSISKDRNLFIAPF
- a CDS encoding DUF6943 family protein, with protein sequence MMNFIVKTHKKDTFYNKPHFFILNKGMNSGKPQNEPFTNSFVIIFDNETDCKNIFWIAYSLWKSKFWHQHLVGSVISFLRLPDFKREFFPKSKLLMDEHEAHLKHVEALKLLELKEKQFHKNINLINDIRRVILYRYVNK